The following coding sequences are from one Nicotiana tabacum cultivar K326 chromosome 1, ASM71507v2, whole genome shotgun sequence window:
- the LOC107803627 gene encoding flavonoid 3'-monooxygenase CYP75B137-like: protein MSLKFLKPLFDSFPWHLQEQNIEQNGVFFSYFLGIIALLWFVWIVINKSKKEQPPLPPGPKALPLVGNLHSLDPELHTYFASLSQIYGPICRLWLGKKVGIIITSPALAREILKDQDTIFANRDVPAAGREATYGGKDIVWTPYGPKWRMLRKVCVRDMLSGSILDSVYELRRKELRKTINYLYNQKCVAVNIGEQMFLTVLNVITSMLWGGTVKGEERSSLGAEFRLVVTEMTELLGTPNVSDFYPGLARFDLQGVTKKMKVLAKRFDRIFETMIDQRQKMDRNGGIGSGAGQESKDFLQVLLKLKDEADAKMPLTMTELKALLMDMVVGGTETTSNTVEFAMAEIMNKPEVLRKLQQELETVVGKDNIVEESHIQHLPYLYAVMKEALRMHPALPLLVPHCPSETVTVGGYTVPKGARVFINVWAIQRDPFLWENPTEFLPERFLDNNWDYSGNDFNYFPFGSGRRICAGIAMAERMFMYSLASLIHSFDWKLPEGEKLDLEEKFGIVFKKKIPLVAIPTPRLSNPTLYE from the exons ATGTCTCTCAAATTTCTCAAACCTCTGTTTGATTCTTTCCCATGGCATTTACAGGAACAAAATATTGAGCAAAATGGTGTCTTTTTCTCCTATTTTCTTGGAATTATAGCTTTACTATGGTTTGTTTGGATTGTCATCAATAAGTCAAAGAAGGAACAACCCCCATTACCACCAGGGCCTAAAGCTTTGCCTTTAGTAGGTAATCTCCATTCTCTTGATCCTGAACTCCACACatattttgcttctctttccCAAATTTATGGCCCCATTTGTAGACTATGGCTTGGTAAAAAAGTTGGGATTATTATTACTTCTCCTGCTTTAGCTCGGGAGATTCTTAAGGATCAAGATACAATTTTTGCTAATAGAGATGTGCCTGCTGCTGGTAGAGAAGCTACATATGGTGGTAAAGACATAGTTTGGACTCCTTATGGACCAAAATGGCGTATGTTGAGAAAAGTTTGTGTTCGTGATATGCTTAGTGGTTCTATTTTAGATTCTGTTTATGAACTAAGAAGAAAAGAGCTTAGAAAGACAATTAATTACCTCTATAATCAGAAGTGTGTAGCAGTGAATATTGGTGAACAGATGTTTTTGACTGTGCTTAATGTGATTACAAGTATGTTATGGGGTGGTACAGTAAAGGGAGAGGAAAGATCTAGTCTTGGTGCAGAGTTTAGGCTTGTTGTGACTGAGATGACTGAGTTGTTAGGTACTCCGAATGTGTCCGATTTTTATCCGGGCTTGGCTAGGTTTGATTTGCAAGGTGTAACAAAGAAGATGAAGGTGTTGGCAAAGAGATTTGATAGGATATTTGAGACTATGATTGATCAAAGGCAGAAAATGGATAGAAATGGCGGGATCGGAAGTGGTGCTGGCCAAGAAAGCAAGGATTTTTTGCAAGTTTTGCTCAAGTTGAAAGATGAAGCAGATGCCAAAATGCCTCTTACCATGACTGAACTCAAAGCCTTACTCATG GATATGGTTGTTGGTGGAACTGAGACAACCTCCAACACGGTTGAGTTTGCCATGGCTGAAATTATGAACAAACCAGAGGTACTGAGGAAATTACAACAGGAACTAGAGACAGTTGTGGGCAAAGATAACATAGTGGAAGAGTCCCATATTCAGCATTTACCATATCTCTATGCAGTTATGAAAGAAGCCTTGCGCATGCATCCAGCTCTCCCACTGTTGGTGCCTCATTGTCCTAGTGAGACAGTCACTGTCGGAGGATATACTGTTCCTAAAGGAGCTCGTGTTTTCATAAATGTTTGGGCAATACAGAGAGATCCCTTCCTCTGGGAAAATCCAACTGAGTTCCTTCCGGAGAGATTTTTGGACAATAATTGGGACTATAGTGGAAATGATTTCAACTATTTTCCATTTGGTTCTGGCAGGAGAATTTGTGCGGGGATAGCCATGGCGGAGAGAATGTTCATGTATTCACTGGCCTCACTCATTCATTCTTTCGACTGGAAGTTGCCTGAAGGAGAGAAATTAGACCTTGAAGAGAAGTTTGGGATTGTTTTTAAGAAGAAAATACCTCTGGTTGCTATACCTACTCCAAGATTGTCCAATCCAACACTCTATGAGTAA